From Dendropsophus ebraccatus isolate aDenEbr1 chromosome 2, aDenEbr1.pat, whole genome shotgun sequence, a single genomic window includes:
- the LOC138784163 gene encoding C3a anaphylatoxin chemotactic receptor-like, translating into MKTISTLSTALYSIAFFVGVIGNGLVIWIAGWKMRNISSVWFLNLAIVDFMCCASLPLRIIESNLDSTIHFCKIGSSILSVTMGTSVNFLTAMSIDRFVSTMWPFWSKIHRTRTTARIASVFTWIMSLFLTSPFVLLNNFYEDVSDCSFKDGSGNKTYRFNMYISKFVCSFVAPFLIILFCYGGVLLRVNKLKRNKKNYRPYRIITAVITSFFFTGFPYHTWRLMPALPQKNIDIILYNAFNCLAYFNSVINPIIYVIKGKNFKMNLKPPTPGST; encoded by the coding sequence ATGAAAACCATATCAACGCTGTCCACAGCTTTGTACAGTATTGCTTTCTTTGTTGGAGTTATAGGGAACGGTTTAGTCATCTGGATTGCTGGATGGAAAATGAGGAACATCAGTTCTGTGTGGTTCCTTAACCTGGCCATCGTGGACTTTATGTGCTGTGCATCTCTTCCACTACGCATTATAGAAAGTAACCTGGATTCAACTATTCACTTCTGTAAAATTGGAAGCAGCATCTTAAGTGTAACCATGGGCACCAGCGTCAACTTTTTGACAGCCATGAGCATTGATCGTTTTGTCTCAACAATGTGGCCATTTTGGTCAAAAATTCATAGAACCCGCACAACTGCCCGCATCGCATCTGTTTTCACTTGGATCATGAGTTTGTTTTTAACTAGTCCTTTTGTCTTACTTAACAATTTTTATGAAGATGTTTCTGATTGTTCCTTTAAAGATGGTTCCGGCAACAAAACTTACCGATTTAACATGTATATCTCTAAATTTGTCTGTTCTTTTGTGGCACCTTTCCTCATTATTCTGTTCTGCTATGGAGGAGTGCTTCTGCGAGTTAACAAACtcaagagaaataaaaaaaactatcgcCCATACAGGATTATCACAGCAGTTATAACGTCTTTCTTCTTCACAGGGTTTCCATATCATACTTGGCGACTAATGCCGGCGCTGCCACAGAAGAACattgatattatattatataatgcaTTCAACTGTCTGGCTTATTTTAATAGTGTTATTAATCCCATTATTTATGTCATCAAAGGCAAAAACTTTAAAATGAATTTAAAGCCACCAACTCCTGGAAGTACATAA